From Polaribacter haliotis:
AAATAGCCATATAAATTTGTTGGCATTAGGCTTACATAATCTTTATTAAATTGATTCCTTATTGCTTGACAAGATTTTACTCCAGTTATTTTTGCAATTGCATACCATTCGTTGGTAGGCTCCAAAGGATCTGTTAATAAATATTCTTCTTTTAAGGGTTGAGGAGCAAATTTAGGATAAATACAAGAACTTCCTAAAAAAATAAATTTCTCGATTCCAGCTTTTAAAGAACTATCAATTAAATTATTTTGAATTTGCATATTTTCCATTAAAAACTGATATGGAAAATCATTATTGGCTAAAATGCCACCAACTTTTGCAGCGGCATCAATAACTACCTCTGGCTTTTCTTTCTCAAAAAAATCGATAACTTGTTGTTGATTTTTTAAATCTAATTCTTTGCTGGTTCTACCCACTAAGTTGCTATATCCTTTTTTTGTTAAGGCTCTCCAAACAGCAGAGCCCACCATACCTCTATGACCTGCAATGTATATTTTTGATGCTTTATTCATTTATTTTAATACTATTTACTTAA
This genomic window contains:
- a CDS encoding GDP-L-fucose synthase family protein; this translates as MNKASKIYIAGHRGMVGSAVWRALTKKGYSNLVGRTSKELDLKNQQQVIDFFEKEKPEVVIDAAAKVGGILANNDFPYQFLMENMQIQNNLIDSSLKAGIEKFIFLGSSCIYPKFAPQPLKEEYLLTDPLEPTNEWYAIAKITGVKSCQAIRNQFNKDYVSLMPTNLYGYFDNFDLKSSHVLPAMLRKFHEAKLNDNASVNLWGSGTPMREFLFVDDMAEAVVYALENKLPEYLYNIGTGKDITIKELAETIQEVVGHKGLINWDSTKPDGTPRKLMDVSKMKELGWQYSTELEDGIEKTYKWFLKNIDSIKEVKLEAN